One genomic window of Sulfurovum lithotrophicum includes the following:
- a CDS encoding PDZ domain-containing protein, which produces MKRLFKPQTMQWLLKLLVAVLIVKLMWLAVEMKFLPTAGVNQAEEAGIKPLYYRVGLSSNKAPAPKKVVKKIPVGNIKDIKLLAVYNAPDATVVTVMYKRKTKVLERGERINGFTLEGAGSTYAMFSKNGKNYRIDLTKGKKGSGSGSIRPTYKPATPRQSSSGNAPQGEIVDAGDHKIVDKSLLEHYAKNMDDIYKNIGITEVKKGNTLKGFKITFVRRGSPFAKLGVRRGDIIKSINGQEISSYNAAFNVYKNIGDAENLTLVIQRGKEEMELEYEIN; this is translated from the coding sequence ATGAAACGTCTTTTTAAACCCCAGACAATGCAATGGCTGCTCAAACTTCTTGTCGCAGTACTTATAGTCAAACTGATGTGGCTGGCGGTGGAGATGAAGTTCCTTCCGACTGCAGGGGTCAATCAGGCTGAAGAGGCAGGGATTAAACCCCTATACTACAGGGTTGGACTCTCTTCTAACAAAGCACCCGCTCCCAAAAAGGTGGTAAAGAAAATACCGGTGGGAAATATCAAAGATATCAAGCTTCTTGCTGTCTACAATGCTCCCGATGCTACTGTGGTCACGGTTATGTACAAGCGGAAGACAAAAGTGCTTGAACGAGGGGAAAGGATCAATGGCTTTACGCTTGAAGGAGCGGGAAGTACCTATGCTATGTTCAGCAAGAACGGTAAAAATTACAGGATCGACCTGACTAAAGGCAAAAAGGGTTCCGGCTCGGGAAGCATAAGGCCGACATATAAACCGGCTACTCCCAGACAGAGCAGCAGCGGGAATGCCCCCCAGGGTGAGATCGTCGATGCGGGTGACCACAAGATCGTCGACAAATCTCTGTTAGAGCACTACGCAAAAAATATGGATGACATCTACAAGAACATCGGTATTACGGAGGTCAAAAAAGGCAATACCCTTAAAGGCTTCAAGATCACCTTTGTGAGACGAGGCTCACCTTTTGCCAAGCTTGGGGTACGGCGCGGAGATATCATCAAATCTATCAACGGACAGGAGATAAGCAGCTACAATGCCGCATTCAATGTCTATAAAAATATCGGTGATGCCGAAAACCTTACGCTGGTCATTCAGCGAGGAAAAGAAGAAATGGAGTTGGAATATGAAATTAACTAA
- the gspD gene encoding type II secretion system secretin GspD, with protein MKLTKILLGMLLVFTIALQASDEETVNVNFRDLSVKDFIEMVSKITHKNILIDTDLKGKINFVTTKPIKKSSLIPLANSILGSKGLTLIDQGDFYKVVKGSTAAGEGLDVSSSIEGETMKTVMFPLKNSNAAVIRAKIKPLLHKNDKVISFKENNVLAITSTPRTLQSISKIIKAIEKRGIKRSVVIKLKNASVKEVFSNAQNMAKKIFPQTIESEKVDIFKDEATNSLILVGKEDNNRRMIKYIKQLDRKGDDQMQKMYVLRLKNSNVEEMEKIMSKLISQMNNMSMKKPQKGGKPPSKAMVVSDVERNALIVLATGEQMRNIRETVRKIDIPKVQVYVKAKIVEINKDMAEQIGMKYGMNGGTITSSGLFTLAGNMGAGALQMSPSLLGFLNTNNTTTYTDANGNVIQENNPAFKFDSTDKAFALGAALDLLEKNGAARLLSEPSILCTNNKEAEIYVGQTRSILTQAQQSTTAVSNVINNYSREDIGLTLKVKPRLSSNNQVTLEVETILEDIDPSSEQAADRPTTTKRTVKTNAIVKNGEMIILGGLIKRTGGKSISKVPFLGDIPILGEALFTHTNNVEREQNVVIYLTPYIVRKSGDLQKLKEMLSELEEVQIRYNRLVESALEKNKGKQRSDSTKTFAAEPRQIPEVSASSHSNSGHVSNLYILNQAEEEF; from the coding sequence ATGAAATTAACTAAAATACTTTTGGGAATGCTGCTGGTCTTTACGATTGCTCTGCAGGCGTCAGACGAGGAGACGGTCAATGTCAACTTCCGTGATCTTTCGGTCAAGGATTTCATTGAAATGGTTTCGAAGATCACACACAAGAATATCCTTATCGATACCGATCTGAAGGGCAAGATCAATTTTGTAACGACCAAGCCGATCAAAAAGTCCTCGCTGATCCCTTTGGCGAACTCCATTCTGGGCAGTAAAGGGCTGACACTGATCGATCAGGGAGACTTCTACAAAGTAGTCAAGGGTTCCACTGCGGCCGGTGAGGGGCTCGATGTGAGTTCTTCCATAGAAGGGGAGACGATGAAAACAGTCATGTTCCCCCTGAAGAACTCCAATGCGGCAGTCATCCGCGCCAAGATAAAACCTTTACTGCACAAGAACGATAAGGTGATCTCCTTTAAGGAGAACAATGTCCTTGCCATTACTTCTACTCCCCGAACACTGCAGTCGATCTCGAAGATCATCAAAGCGATTGAGAAAAGAGGCATCAAACGTTCCGTGGTCATTAAGTTGAAGAATGCCAGCGTCAAAGAGGTATTTTCCAATGCTCAGAATATGGCTAAAAAGATCTTCCCCCAGACCATCGAGAGCGAGAAGGTGGACATCTTCAAGGATGAGGCGACCAACTCTCTCATTCTTGTAGGAAAAGAAGACAATAACCGGCGTATGATCAAGTACATCAAGCAGCTTGACCGTAAGGGAGATGACCAGATGCAGAAGATGTATGTGCTCCGCCTGAAGAACTCCAACGTCGAGGAGATGGAGAAGATCATGAGTAAGTTGATCTCCCAGATGAACAATATGTCAATGAAAAAGCCCCAAAAGGGAGGCAAGCCACCTAGCAAGGCGATGGTGGTCTCTGATGTTGAACGAAATGCCCTCATTGTCCTTGCTACGGGAGAGCAGATGCGTAATATTCGTGAAACGGTACGCAAGATCGATATTCCCAAAGTACAGGTCTATGTCAAGGCAAAGATCGTGGAGATCAACAAGGATATGGCTGAGCAGATCGGTATGAAATACGGAATGAATGGAGGGACGATTACCTCTTCAGGGCTCTTCACGCTTGCGGGAAATATGGGTGCCGGCGCATTGCAGATGTCTCCGTCACTTTTGGGGTTCCTGAACACAAACAATACAACAACCTATACAGATGCCAACGGAAATGTAATACAGGAAAACAATCCTGCCTTCAAATTTGATTCAACGGATAAGGCTTTCGCTTTGGGTGCAGCGCTTGATCTTTTGGAAAAAAATGGAGCGGCACGTCTTTTAAGTGAACCCTCGATACTCTGTACGAACAATAAAGAAGCTGAGATCTATGTAGGACAGACAAGGTCCATCCTCACTCAGGCACAGCAGTCCACTACGGCAGTTTCCAATGTTATCAATAATTATTCACGTGAAGATATTGGACTGACGCTCAAAGTCAAACCGAGACTCTCCAGCAACAACCAGGTAACACTGGAAGTAGAAACAATACTTGAAGATATTGACCCTTCTTCAGAGCAGGCGGCAGACAGACCTACCACAACAAAAAGAACAGTCAAGACCAATGCCATAGTCAAAAACGGAGAAATGATCATTCTTGGAGGGCTTATTAAAAGGACGGGAGGTAAAAGCATCAGTAAAGTACCTTTTCTTGGAGATATCCCCATACTTGGAGAAGCACTTTTTACCCATACAAATAATGTTGAGCGGGAGCAGAATGTTGTGATCTACCTGACACCTTACATTGTGAGAAAAAGCGGTGATTTACAAAAGCTCAAGGAGATGCTCTCAGAGCTTGAAGAGGTGCAGATACGCTACAACAGGCTGGTAGAATCGGCATTGGAAAAAAACAAAGGTAAGCAGCGCAGCGACAGTACAAAAACATTTGCAGCAGAACCTCGGCAGATTCCTGAAGTATCTGCTTCAAGCCATTCAAACAGTGGGCATGTCAGTAACCTTTATATTCTCAACCAGGCCGAGGAGGAGTTCTGA
- a CDS encoding GspE/PulE family protein: protein MQFPKLQDVNLEPLWEECINHKLALKHSLLFSTIEGVDSCVVQQETVADALNYLAKLPVDYPVIMVDTESFVRLKNKFLEIQTGSDFEEMSTTSEELIEAESDLLDFIRNSQDLLSSEESAPIIKLVNSLFFQAIKKGASDIHIESGERKGDVRLRIDGALKKHLDLDKSIIGLVINRIKVISSLDISEKRVPQDGRTQISISGKTLDVRVSILPTYYGERVVMRILAQSEHIPTLESLGFQEEVTKNLYKLLNHAHGMILVTGPTGSGKSTTLHACLQHISTPDKNIITVEDPVEYNANNISQIQVNTKVGLTFAAGLRSILRQDPDIIMVGEIRDSETADIALRSALTGHLLLSTLHTNDSTSSLSRLMDMGIENFLISATLLGVLAQRLTRKLCVHCKEEALLPPAIAEEIDVPADKLYFRAVGCKECDFTGYKGRQAIGELFIIDDTVKEMMKDGFNDHQVREVMKQNGMKTISDKLKEMLLAGETSYEEAIRVGLMDG from the coding sequence ATGCAATTCCCTAAACTGCAGGATGTCAATCTTGAGCCGTTATGGGAAGAGTGCATCAACCACAAGCTTGCACTGAAGCACTCTTTGCTTTTCAGTACAATCGAAGGTGTTGACAGTTGCGTAGTTCAGCAGGAGACAGTGGCCGATGCCCTGAACTACCTTGCCAAGCTGCCAGTCGACTATCCGGTTATTATGGTAGATACCGAGAGTTTTGTCCGTCTCAAAAATAAATTTCTCGAGATCCAGACCGGTTCGGACTTCGAAGAGATGTCCACGACTTCCGAAGAGCTCATCGAGGCGGAGAGCGATCTTCTCGATTTCATCCGAAATTCCCAGGATCTTCTTTCAAGTGAAGAGTCCGCTCCCATCATTAAGCTGGTTAACTCGCTTTTCTTTCAGGCCATCAAGAAGGGTGCGAGTGATATCCACATAGAGAGCGGTGAGAGAAAAGGAGACGTACGTCTGCGTATTGACGGAGCGCTTAAAAAGCATTTGGACCTGGACAAAAGCATTATAGGGCTGGTGATCAACCGTATCAAAGTTATCTCAAGTCTTGATATCTCCGAGAAACGTGTCCCACAGGATGGGCGTACACAGATTTCTATTTCGGGAAAAACACTTGACGTCAGGGTCTCCATTCTCCCTACCTATTATGGTGAACGGGTCGTAATGCGTATTTTGGCACAAAGTGAACATATTCCGACGCTTGAATCTCTGGGCTTTCAGGAAGAAGTGACAAAAAATCTCTATAAACTGCTCAATCATGCCCATGGAATGATACTGGTGACCGGTCCTACGGGTTCGGGTAAATCGACAACGCTTCATGCATGTTTACAGCATATTTCCACCCCGGATAAGAATATTATTACCGTAGAAGACCCGGTAGAGTACAATGCAAACAATATCAGCCAGATACAGGTCAACACCAAAGTAGGGCTGACCTTTGCAGCAGGCCTGCGTTCAATTCTGAGACAGGACCCCGACATCATCATGGTAGGAGAGATCCGTGATTCGGAAACGGCAGATATTGCACTGCGTTCGGCACTGACGGGACACCTGCTTCTTTCTACACTGCATACGAACGACTCTACCTCTTCTCTGAGCCGTCTGATGGATATGGGGATAGAGAATTTCCTGATCTCGGCAACACTCCTCGGTGTGCTGGCACAGAGGCTGACACGAAAGCTTTGTGTCCACTGCAAGGAAGAAGCGCTGCTGCCTCCTGCCATAGCCGAAGAGATCGATGTTCCTGCGGATAAACTCTATTTCAGGGCCGTAGGCTGCAAAGAGTGTGACTTTACCGGTTACAAAGGCAGGCAGGCGATCGGAGAACTCTTTATCATTGACGACACGGTCAAAGAGATGATGAAGGACGGCTTCAATGACCATCAGGTGCGTGAAGTGATGAAGCAGAACGGTATGAAGACCATTTCAGACAAGCTCAAAGAGATGCTGCTTGCCGGTGAGACCAGTTATGAAGAAGCGATCCGTGTCGGACTCATGGATGGGTAG
- a CDS encoding type II secretion system protein, with the protein MGRRSAFTLLEVLISIALLGLILPALYQSVELLKDSNKHLFDYVEKAKKISKATEILYLDILSSDGNLSIKKDDFSRLCIEQTRNSLYELPSAKVCWIVMKKDHALLRVEGNGYLLPLRVDDRVEADLVMKDLEVFDVYHSMDKVLVLIQQAKKEPISFMVQGVTKPQKKKKMAAKKAVKKKRPPGNQETNGTKSPGKTPPPI; encoded by the coding sequence ATGGGTAGAAGAAGCGCCTTTACCCTTTTGGAGGTACTTATCTCCATTGCGCTTCTTGGGCTTATACTTCCTGCACTCTACCAGAGTGTTGAACTCCTCAAAGACTCCAACAAGCATCTTTTCGACTATGTGGAGAAGGCCAAAAAGATCAGCAAAGCTACGGAAATACTTTATCTTGATATTTTGAGTTCGGATGGAAACCTGAGCATTAAAAAAGATGACTTCAGCAGGTTGTGTATAGAGCAGACCCGTAATTCGCTCTATGAACTGCCCAGTGCCAAAGTATGCTGGATCGTGATGAAAAAGGACCATGCGCTTCTCAGGGTGGAGGGTAACGGCTATCTTTTGCCTCTACGGGTGGATGATAGGGTGGAAGCTGACCTAGTCATGAAAGACCTTGAAGTTTTCGATGTCTATCACAGTATGGACAAAGTGCTTGTACTGATCCAACAGGCAAAAAAAGAGCCTATCTCTTTTATGGTGCAGGGTGTCACAAAGCCTCAGAAAAAAAAGAAAATGGCCGCCAAGAAAGCGGTTAAGAAAAAGCGTCCACCCGGAAATCAGGAAACCAACGGAACAAAGTCTCCCGGTAAGACTCCACCGCCGATATAA
- a CDS encoding ATP-binding protein: MKEIYEKLGLFYLGKDVDKETMEPVEALTLLKNKNFTTHAAIIGMTGSGKTGLGVGIIEEAAIDNIPSIIIDPKGDMGDLCLSDPSFSVKTFEPWVRDEALSKEADPAEYAQKIATMWKEGIQSFGQDVSRVERFHAVPKTIYTPGSSAGVAINIMSSLEAPPAQIMEESDSFTAYLKSTTTSLLSLIGITADPLDSKEYILLTQIITQAWLSKEDLGIETIIGRILKPPFKKIGVLLLDDYYPQETRFKLATKFNALLASPSFSLWLQGDDLDIQKLLYDENGKAKIAIFSIAHLNDDERMFFVTLFLNKYIAWMRRQSGTSTLKTLLYMDEIFGYFPPTKNPPSKEPMLLMLKQARAFGVGVVLSTQNPVDLDYKGLSNIGTWFIGRLQTTQDIERVIDGLGGKIGSRFEKGEIKTLLANLKKRTFFLKSAHLDDIRLFTTRWVLSYLKGPLKRDEIAALMERQKAGQEIQKQSFERLGRKNDTLGSFQNVNASIPQYYEPDPSGQNIFIPTLAAKAKVHFFNQSRGIDEERECMLSLELDAKQQQISWEEAREEEVDFTRLPHIAPKNAQYYDLPKMILEDKGLKYAIRELKAYLYQEEGLDLYRCRSPKLESRPGESRSDFIVRVQDLLQQKKEEEIEKLKTRYASKEKVLQERLLRAQERVAKESSDSTSSMIDMGIAVLGALFGKTSPTKIGRTISKGGRILKERGEMSRAEERVAKVQDDIDTLNDELEEKIEKLSEKYDIGNCEVETFKIKPRRTDIDVERCAVVWRVS; the protein is encoded by the coding sequence ATGAAAGAGATCTATGAGAAACTGGGACTGTTCTACCTGGGAAAAGATGTTGACAAAGAGACGATGGAGCCTGTTGAGGCACTGACGCTTCTGAAGAACAAGAACTTCACGACACATGCCGCGATCATCGGTATGACCGGTTCCGGTAAAACGGGACTGGGTGTGGGTATCATTGAAGAAGCGGCTATTGACAATATCCCTTCGATCATCATAGATCCCAAAGGGGATATGGGAGACCTCTGTCTGAGCGACCCCTCCTTTTCTGTCAAAACCTTTGAACCCTGGGTAAGGGATGAAGCACTTTCCAAGGAAGCGGACCCTGCCGAATATGCACAGAAGATCGCAACGATGTGGAAAGAGGGAATTCAGAGTTTTGGGCAGGATGTCTCGCGTGTCGAAAGATTTCATGCTGTACCGAAGACCATCTATACCCCCGGTTCCTCGGCCGGTGTAGCCATCAATATTATGTCATCCCTTGAGGCCCCGCCTGCCCAGATCATGGAGGAGAGTGATAGCTTCACTGCCTACCTCAAGAGTACTACGACTTCACTGCTCTCCCTCATCGGAATCACTGCCGATCCGCTTGACTCCAAAGAGTATATCCTTCTGACACAGATCATTACACAGGCCTGGTTAAGCAAAGAGGACCTGGGTATCGAGACTATCATCGGCAGGATACTTAAGCCTCCATTTAAAAAGATCGGTGTTCTGCTGCTTGATGATTACTACCCGCAGGAGACACGTTTCAAACTGGCAACCAAGTTCAATGCGCTTCTGGCAAGTCCCAGTTTCTCTCTCTGGCTGCAGGGGGATGATCTCGATATCCAGAAACTGCTGTATGATGAGAACGGTAAAGCAAAGATTGCCATATTCTCCATTGCACATCTTAACGATGATGAGCGTATGTTCTTCGTAACACTGTTCCTGAACAAATACATTGCCTGGATGCGCAGACAGAGTGGGACTTCAACACTAAAAACACTCCTTTACATGGATGAGATATTCGGTTACTTTCCTCCGACCAAGAACCCGCCAAGCAAGGAGCCCATGCTACTGATGCTCAAACAGGCACGTGCCTTTGGTGTGGGCGTGGTACTCAGTACACAGAACCCTGTTGACCTTGATTATAAAGGACTCTCCAATATCGGAACCTGGTTCATTGGCAGGCTGCAGACCACGCAGGATATTGAACGTGTCATAGACGGACTGGGAGGGAAGATCGGTTCGCGTTTTGAGAAAGGTGAGATCAAAACATTGCTGGCGAACCTGAAAAAAAGGACTTTTTTCCTTAAAAGTGCGCATCTTGACGACATTCGCCTCTTCACAACACGATGGGTGCTGAGCTATCTCAAAGGACCGCTCAAGAGAGATGAGATTGCTGCATTGATGGAAAGACAGAAAGCCGGGCAGGAGATTCAAAAACAGAGCTTTGAGAGGCTGGGAAGAAAGAATGATACTCTGGGCTCTTTTCAAAACGTAAATGCTTCCATACCTCAGTATTATGAGCCGGACCCCTCCGGGCAGAATATTTTTATTCCTACCCTTGCTGCAAAAGCCAAAGTACACTTTTTCAACCAGAGTAGAGGTATTGACGAAGAGAGGGAGTGTATGCTTAGTCTGGAGCTCGATGCCAAACAGCAGCAGATTTCCTGGGAAGAGGCCAGAGAAGAAGAAGTGGATTTTACGCGTCTGCCGCATATCGCACCCAAAAATGCACAGTATTATGACCTGCCGAAAATGATACTTGAGGACAAAGGGCTTAAGTATGCCATTCGGGAGCTGAAAGCGTACCTCTATCAGGAAGAGGGGCTGGATCTTTATCGCTGCAGATCACCGAAGCTCGAATCCAGACCTGGAGAATCGCGCTCGGACTTTATTGTCAGGGTACAGGATCTGCTACAGCAGAAAAAAGAGGAGGAGATTGAAAAACTAAAGACACGCTATGCCTCCAAAGAAAAAGTACTGCAAGAGAGACTGCTCCGTGCACAGGAGAGGGTGGCTAAGGAGTCCTCTGACTCTACTTCATCGATGATTGATATGGGTATTGCTGTACTGGGTGCACTCTTTGGGAAGACAAGCCCGACCAAAATAGGGCGCACCATCAGCAAGGGAGGGCGTATACTCAAAGAGCGTGGAGAGATGAGCCGTGCAGAAGAGAGAGTTGCTAAAGTTCAGGATGATATCGATACGCTCAATGATGAGCTTGAAGAGAAGATCGAGAAGCTCAGTGAAAAATATGATATAGGCAACTGTGAAGTTGAAACATTTAAGATCAAACCGAGACGAACGGATATTGATGTAGAGAGATGTGCTGTTGTTTGGAGAGTATCGTAA
- a CDS encoding PAS domain-containing protein translates to MSVYINSKTGEAIEREEPQNEEYIYTGKALVLETDSDRIITYANRRFVETSGYSKEEMIGSPHCMHLHPDMPAGIFKDACRLTDEGKTWSGLVQNVNKKGISYWTELLIQPKINEMGKIIGYMATRREMDTSKLGEVKKEYEMMRAAGEETVKGQFCGEVYLGESACAF, encoded by the coding sequence GTGTCAGTATATATAAACAGTAAAACAGGAGAAGCAATAGAGAGGGAAGAGCCTCAAAATGAAGAGTATATCTATACTGGGAAAGCGCTCGTTTTGGAAACGGACAGCGACAGGATCATTACCTATGCCAACAGAAGATTTGTGGAAACAAGTGGCTACAGCAAAGAAGAGATGATTGGTTCGCCCCACTGTATGCATTTACATCCCGATATGCCTGCAGGCATTTTCAAGGATGCCTGCAGGCTGACTGATGAAGGCAAGACCTGGAGCGGCTTGGTGCAGAATGTAAATAAAAAGGGGATTTCCTACTGGACAGAGCTTCTCATACAGCCGAAGATTAACGAGATGGGTAAGATAATTGGTTATATGGCAACACGAAGAGAGATGGATACTTCCAAGCTTGGAGAGGTAAAAAAAGAGTATGAAATGATGAGGGCTGCGGGAGAAGAGACCGTGAAAGGCCAATTCTGCGGTGAAGTCTATCTTGGAGAAAGTGCCTGCGCTTTCTAA
- the pyrE gene encoding orotate phosphoribosyltransferase, producing the protein MNVEQVYKDANALLEGHFLLASGNHSSRYLQSAKVLEYPQKASLLTDALAKMIRENGIEVDTVCAPALGGVIAGYELARSLGVRSIFVEKKEGGMELRRGFEVSPGEKIIICEDIITTGGSALKAAEAIEALGAKVVAFASLANRGFCKRVGGKNEAKSECKLPKDVPFFALEDFTFEMYAPEECPMCKEGSTAIKPGSKG; encoded by the coding sequence ATGAATGTCGAACAGGTATACAAAGATGCCAATGCTCTTCTGGAAGGGCACTTTCTTCTTGCCAGCGGTAACCATTCCAGCCGTTATCTTCAGAGTGCGAAGGTACTGGAATATCCTCAAAAAGCATCACTACTCACTGATGCACTTGCAAAAATGATTCGAGAGAACGGGATCGAAGTCGATACGGTCTGTGCTCCCGCTCTGGGCGGAGTGATCGCCGGCTATGAACTGGCACGCTCTCTGGGTGTCCGTTCCATCTTCGTTGAGAAGAAAGAGGGCGGGATGGAACTCCGGCGCGGATTTGAGGTATCCCCGGGTGAAAAGATCATCATCTGCGAAGATATCATCACCACAGGCGGTTCTGCACTCAAGGCAGCAGAAGCCATTGAAGCACTGGGTGCCAAAGTGGTCGCTTTCGCTTCCCTTGCGAACAGAGGGTTCTGTAAACGTGTCGGCGGGAAAAACGAAGCCAAAAGTGAATGTAAGCTTCCCAAAGATGTACCGTTTTTCGCTCTGGAGGATTTTACTTTTGAAATGTACGCTCCCGAAGAGTGCCCTATGTGCAAAGAAGGAAGCACTGCTATTAAACCGGGCAGTAAAGGGTAA
- the frr gene encoding ribosome recycling factor, which produces MVNEIFEHTKEHMNKSLEALKRDFASLRTGKVTTNIVDNIKVDYYGTPTPLNQVGSVIATDATTISITPWEKNLLSDIERAIQEANIGVNPNNDGDFIKLFFPPMTSEQRQEIVKQAKAMAENARVAIRNIRKDANNKIKKLEKDKEISEDESKRAHDEIQKITDDHIGMVDELFKAKEADILKV; this is translated from the coding sequence ATGGTCAATGAAATTTTTGAACACACCAAAGAACATATGAATAAAAGTCTCGAAGCACTGAAACGTGACTTCGCATCATTGCGAACAGGGAAGGTCACTACCAATATCGTCGACAATATCAAGGTCGATTACTATGGAACACCTACACCGCTGAACCAGGTGGGAAGTGTCATCGCTACGGATGCAACAACTATCAGCATCACACCATGGGAAAAGAACCTCCTCAGTGACATTGAAAGAGCCATTCAGGAAGCAAATATCGGTGTGAACCCGAATAACGACGGTGACTTCATCAAACTTTTCTTCCCGCCAATGACAAGCGAACAGAGACAGGAGATCGTCAAGCAGGCAAAGGCCATGGCGGAAAATGCCAGAGTGGCTATTAGAAACATTCGTAAAGATGCGAACAACAAGATCAAAAAACTTGAAAAGGACAAAGAGATCTCCGAGGATGAGTCCAAAAGAGCACATGATGAGATCCAGAAGATCACAGATGACCACATTGGTATGGTCGATGAGCTCTTCAAAGCAAAAGAAGCAGATATCCTAAAGGTATAG
- the secG gene encoding preprotein translocase subunit SecG, translating into MTSTLLIVQIVLAIAITIAILLQKSSSIGLGAYSGSNESVFGAKGPTGFLAKLTFSLAFLFIINTLALGYLYTSQNSASVVDKITPKNNAVVPAAPAATAPEKSSAPAAPKAADTK; encoded by the coding sequence ATGACATCAACACTATTAATCGTACAAATTGTACTGGCGATCGCTATTACGATCGCTATACTTCTACAAAAAAGTTCAAGTATCGGACTGGGTGCATACAGTGGAAGTAACGAATCTGTATTTGGAGCGAAAGGACCAACAGGTTTCCTTGCGAAGCTGACTTTCTCCCTTGCTTTCCTTTTCATCATCAACACATTGGCACTCGGCTATCTTTACACTTCACAGAACAGCGCTTCTGTCGTAGACAAGATCACACCGAAGAACAATGCCGTTGTTCCTGCAGCACCTGCCGCCACAGCACCGGAAAAATCTTCTGCGCCTGCGGCACCGAAAGCAGCAGATACAAAATAG
- a CDS encoding methyltransferase domain-containing protein, whose amino-acid sequence MINSNIGAVLERKETGISGAIKEFSRFAKAYDRYNIIQSEVAKTLVSKLSEKNYGTIIDIGAGSGKVYHNLLSEHISFERFIALDSSLEMLNIHPNEQSVEKVCADFNSLETLDPLEKNEDTLLLSSSALQWSTDPEATFSKLSQLAPRAYFAIFTSNTFKTLHQSAGIDSPIHSTERLKALMEKYYDAKYELRQYKLHFDSVHEMFRYIKKSGVSGGEKKLGYKETKALMKNYPLDYLEFEVLFVEAKR is encoded by the coding sequence GTGATAAATAGTAACATTGGAGCAGTTTTGGAGAGAAAAGAGACAGGGATATCAGGCGCGATCAAAGAGTTTTCGCGTTTTGCCAAAGCGTATGACCGGTACAATATCATACAGTCTGAAGTAGCAAAGACCCTAGTCTCAAAACTGTCTGAAAAGAATTATGGAACGATCATCGATATCGGTGCGGGAAGTGGTAAAGTCTACCATAACCTTCTCTCTGAACATATTTCTTTTGAACGTTTTATTGCACTGGACTCCTCTTTGGAAATGTTAAATATTCATCCGAATGAACAGTCTGTAGAAAAAGTCTGTGCAGATTTCAACTCTCTAGAGACCTTGGATCCTTTGGAGAAAAATGAAGATACACTTCTGCTTTCTTCTTCCGCGCTTCAGTGGAGCACAGATCCGGAAGCTACTTTCTCCAAGCTCTCCCAACTTGCCCCCCGGGCATATTTCGCCATCTTTACATCCAATACATTCAAGACACTGCATCAGAGTGCAGGTATTGATTCCCCGATACATAGTACGGAACGGCTCAAAGCGCTGATGGAAAAGTATTATGATGCCAAATATGAACTGCGCCAGTACAAACTGCATTTCGATTCTGTGCATGAGATGTTTCGTTACATTAAAAAAAGTGGTGTCAGCGGGGGAGAAAAGAAGTTGGGATACAAAGAGACAAAAGCGCTGATGAAAAATTATCCGCTGGATTATCTCGAGTTTGAAGTCTTGTTTGTGGAAGCAAAGAGGTAG